A stretch of Physeter macrocephalus isolate SW-GA chromosome 8, ASM283717v5, whole genome shotgun sequence DNA encodes these proteins:
- the ATG12 gene encoding ubiquitin-like protein ATG12 — MAEEPESALQLSPSIAAEGEGPTEVSPETATPEPPSSAAVSPGTEEPAGDTKKKIDILLKAVGDTPIMKTKKWAVERTRTIQGLIDFIKKFLKLVASEQLFIYVNQSFAPSPDQEVGTLYECFGSDGKLVLHYCKSQAWG, encoded by the exons ATGGCTGAGGAGCCGGAGTCTGCGCTTCAGCTCTCTCCCTCAATTGCTGCTGAAGGTGAAGGACCCACCGAGGTCTCCCCAGAAACAGCCACTCCGGAGCCCCCTTCTTCCGCTGCAGTCTCTCCGGGAACAGAGGAACCTGCCGGTGACACcaagaagaaaa ttgACATCCTGCTAAAGGCTGTGGGAGACACTCctataatgaaaacaaagaaatgggcTGTAGAGCGAACCCGAACCATCCAAGGACTCATTGACTTCATCAAAAAGTTCCTTAAACTGGTGGCTTCAGAACAGTTG tttATTTATGTGAATCAGTCCTTTGCCCCCTCCCCAGACCAGGAAGTTGGAACCCTCTATGAG tgttTTGGCAGTGATGGTAAACTGGTCCTGCATTACTGCAAATCTCAGGCATGGGGATGA